The genomic interval TTGCCTGCTTGTGgacttttataatatatatatatatactagcGACCCTGGATAGAAGTCTCAAAGTGCCTCTCAACtacttttgtaacttttttcaGATTCACTCTAGTGAAGAACAAGGGCCGTGCTGACGTGATGGAGCTCATAAATGGCATTCTCGGATCACTTGTGTCAGTTACTGGTAAGAAATCTACTTTCAAATTCTTCACCAAATCATTGCTAAACTTAGACGCTGACTTGCCATAGGGTCGCCATGCCGTCGGGGGTAAGTATGAAAGGCGCAGTTTAAAATACGTCAATCGTGGAGTCATTCGTGTACTCCAAGTCCAATTActataaatttgaaattagtgTAAAATTTGTCCACAGTAGATGGCGATTTTAGGCTCACGTTATCCTCACATGACTTACCTCCTACCTACGGCATTTTGCACTGACCCCACTCTCCCTCCTTACAGCTGGCTGCTTCCTCTACCGGGCGTGGGAGGCCCTCCTGATAGGCGTGATCGGCGCCGCCATCGCCTCCGCCACCACCCCTCTGTTCGACAAGCTGCGCATCGACGACCCCGTTGGGGCTTCGGCTGTGCACGGCGCCTGCGGGGTTTGGGGTGAGCTGGTCACACATACAATACATCATCAGAagatcggtggtagctcagaAGAGCAGATGTCATGTCATCGTCCGTCGACGGCGACACCTTGTCAGTTCCTGGCATGTGCTTGTATGCATGTGGCTTGCATGTATCGTATAACCTACCTATCCTATTCTCAGTGGAAGAATAAGTgtctgcacctggctctcccGAATGGCACCTTTGTGGAAATCCACAGGGTCGGAAGTCCCTTCCTAaacttggaccattttccatCACGTGTGTGTGGTCATGTACATCTAGTATGCAGGTTTACTTGCGATGTTTtccttacataataatacatatcaGACTTTATCAGATTATACCATTTTGTATTTCACGGTAACAGCACCTGCCCTGCCTACGTGTTCAAATCTCCGTGATAGATCTAATACTAGGTatgtaattaagtaggtactattttgGTTTCAGGAGTCCTTGCAGTTGGTCTGTTTGCGGATAACCCGACCCCCATGGACACTACGAATGGAAGATCCGGTTTATTTAAAGGTGAGAATAAAGTTTCTGACTTGATGAGGTGCTTCGTTATTAATGGTTAAAATTTCACGACTGTAATTCCCGaagtgactcgcaagcgagccacccaatTTTCGCTGTATACTTGTACTCACGTGAGAGGTTGCGATCGGTATCGCTGTTTTTAAATgagtaggtacggtggcctgtgcctaaaagtatacaggcggagtttttaaaatagcgatccctgatgatgaagggaccagctacatctgttataaatccggggacgtgttgtgttatgtgtgatgtgtgtagcagtggtgtttatgtggatgtgcttgagcagcatgtgagcttgatctcgatattttaaaaactccgcctgtatattTTTAGGCGCAGTCCACCGTACAATGTACTTTGGGTACATATGTAGATGTACATATATCTATTTCCACACGATGTTTTCGTTTCAACCCCGATTTCGATTCAAACCCACATCTTTGTCGTGAGAAGCGGTCGCTTACTCGACTAAAGCTACCACTGCTcgtattatatacttacttctaCTCTTCCTACCTCTAGTTATTGTTGGCAAAAGCGAAGCAATCTGgcatgaaagaaaacatccaTCGTCTCATGAGCTAACGACAAAGTTATTCTACCATCCTTCACCATTTGTCAGTTCGTGACCCAGCCTCCTTCCACAGTTCTATTTATCTATTCATCCTTGACCATTTGTCAGCTATCCGTAAACCAATCTCCTTCCCTCAGGCGGCGGCTGGTACCTCCTCGGAGTCCAGTGCCTCACAGCGCTGTGCCTGGCCACCAGGAGTCTACTAGTCACCATGGGGCTGCTGTTGGTTTCCTTAACCACATTTTACCCAGCTGTCTGTGACCTAACCTCCTTGCTCCAGCTAAGAGTCTACagattataataggtactccACAATTTTGTTGCAACAGCTGAGACAGCATAGACTATTCCACCAATTTCACCATCCATCACCAACCCCAGTAATCCAGCTGTCTATCCCCCAACCTCCTTCCACAGGCGGCGGCTGGTACCTCCTCGGAGTGCAGGCCCTGACGGCCCTGTGCCTCGCCACCTGGGGTCTGCTGGTCACCATGGCGCTGCTGTGGGTCATCGACCGCATCATGCCGATACGCATGGACCCGTATGAGGAGCTGCTGGGGGCCGATCTGACGGAGCACCGGATACGGCATGGGCAGGTTGGGAGGAATTTTTGTTTGATAGATGTATTTCATACGTCTTGTCTATAGGGCAccgaataataactagtaagtagtaagtaccacTAAGGGTAAGGGTAAGTTATTAGGAAGTGATTGGTTCATAAATCAAATCCTCCAGAACCAGAGGCTCTgaggtatatacatatatgctgatgtacttatgtattgtATCATACTAAGTCTCGGTATCATACCTACTAAAAGGTACTAAGTCTTGGTAGttaaagtacctaactacaaACAGCAATTTTTGACGAAGGTGGTTTTACTAACACTGCAAGGCTGTTTGTAGGTACGCTCTGCGTCTCACACAACTCACAATTTTCACGTGGAAAAggcaaaaatataattagctCTGTCTACCAACGTAGTCATTATAACATCCTATATGTATAAGAACCCTCCTCATTGTCCCCCCACACAGGTGGGCGTCTCGCGGGCGGTGTCGGCGCTGCGCCCGTACCACCGTTCCGGCAGCATCGAGGCGGTCGGCGGCATCGGCGTCAACACCGGACACAACCTCGTGGTGGAGAAGCTAAAAGAGGTACGTGGTATATATGATGAGACCAGAAGACCTACGGGGCCTGTGGTACAAGACGCGCACGCCAAgacatgacaaaagttttgcgtcgcgctcactcacatcgcgcggccTCTAGAGTTATGTGATTTTAGAAGACCTACCACGGGGTTTAGCTATGACGCACCTTAGTTACACCCCGTGGTAGGTCTTCTGACCAGGCCAGCTGACGTCTTAGGGTAAGGCCCCTTTGGTATCCGTACCTTTGGGACGACGCAACGCAACGCAGACATACCTATTCATCACCCTTACgtttttttcaaatacttGTAATAACCAGTATATTTGTAACAGGCACACGagaacaagaagaagaagggaAAATTCAGCGCGAAACTGCAAATGTTCACAAACAACGCTTACGTTGACGACGGGGAGCCAAAACCCTCATTCTCCAGAACAAGCAATGGAATATTGAACAAGCGTCCTGGCAACCCAGAAAACGACCTTCACCGCGCTCTGGACTCTATGGCCGATGAGATAAACGGAACTAGGTTTTTCAAAAATCGAACGGCCAGTGCGAACAGTTTAAATATGGCGCGAGTTGAAGAAGTTAAGGGGAAGAAACTGAAAGAGTTGACGGTTGAAGAATTTGAAGAGATGAGTGAAATGAATGCAAATCAGGACCGCTTTAGGCACAGGTTTAATGACGAGGAGTATGCCCAGGACATCAGCAGGGCTAATGTCAGGTGGATAGATTAGGATTAGTATGACTTATTTTGATTAGGATTAGAGTAAGtgtaggtaattttttctGTAGCCACCATAAATCCATGGTCCATATTGTCacaaacaaacatattaattacctattgttatatcGTTATACAAACTATGCTCGGACCAAGCACATGAACCCTATTCGTAAAAATAACTCTCACAGGACATCATACGAATATTCACGGATAGCTACGTACCTATCTACAAccaactatacagggtgttgcaaaattggtatactaagccgaaaactacatg from Plutella xylostella chromosome 2, ilPluXylo3.1, whole genome shotgun sequence carries:
- the LOC105395960 gene encoding putative ammonium transporter 2; amino-acid sequence: MANNSEIATMNNSTKVHLMGIRIPNFSNGSSVNLQDNFDIDLEDTNWILTSSFIIFTMQTGFGMLESGCVSIKNEANIMMKNLADISLGGLTYWIFGYGMSFGQGPYDNPFIGLGDFLVDPPVGDELMGPVFASFLFQLSFATTATTIVSGAMAERCNFKAYCLFSFLNTIVYCVPAGWVWGQHGFLHQLGAVDIAGSGPVHLIGGSSAFASALMLGPRLGRYSRGTAPLPLGNPVNAVMGTFVLWWGWLAFNSGSTYGVSGAKWQYAARAAVMTMMGSFGGGCFGLIFTLVKNKGRADVMELINGILGSLVSVTAGCFLYRAWEALLIGVIGAAIASATTPLFDKLRIDDPVGASAVHGACGVWGVLAVGLFADNPTPMDTTNGRSGLFKGGGWYLLGVQALTALCLATWGLLVTMALLWVIDRIMPIRMDPYEELLGADLTEHRIRHGQVGVSRAVSALRPYHRSGSIEAVGGIGVNTGHNLVVEKLKEAHENKKKKGKFSAKLQMFTNNAYVDDGEPKPSFSRTSNGILNKRPGNPENDLHRALDSMADEINGTRFFKNRTASANSLNMARVEEVKGKKLKELTVEEFEEMSEMNANQDRFRHRFNDEEYAQDISRANVRWID